The following proteins are co-located in the Phocoena phocoena chromosome 1, mPhoPho1.1, whole genome shotgun sequence genome:
- the LAX1 gene encoding lymphocyte transmembrane adapter 1: MDVAIPTRSEIRGRTSQPSTLQGTLGSPDTAKDHNSSIFSGFAGLLAILLVVAVFCILWKWSKWKKRRVPYFQVTVMPLLTLPRPRQVAKNIYDLLPRRQEELGRHPSRSIRIFSTERLLSRNSDSPPSEHVPSQAREALHVHRAHTHAMGYAVGIYDNTVGPQMYGNLTPSAHYVNVRASRDCPSTSSEDSRDYVNIPTAKEIAETLTSNNSPPGNLFILPSTKVLELTEEIDEGCGNASDCTSLGSPGTESSYPLNDGEGSSQTSDDYVNMAVLDLETIQGKQPWGTFQCCRDYENVPPDPSGNQQQEEKEATSSNTDHVEGRTDGPETHIQPVMQSGSFLALKDYVAYQSSAQSENSQMKHGEEMSNEDSHDYKNV, from the exons ATGGATGTCGCCATACCGACCCGCTCAGAAATCAGAGGGAGGACCTCACAGCCCAGCACTCTGCAGGGAACCCTCGGCAGCCCAGACAC AGCTAAAGACCACAACAGCAGCATCTTTTCTGGGTTTGCGGGACTCCTTGCCATCCTCCTGGTTGTCGCAGTTTTCTGCATCCTGTGGAAGTGGAGCAAATGGAAGAAGC GGCGAGTTCCTTACTTCCAAGTTACCGTCATGCCCTTGCTGACTCTGCCTCGACCCAGACAAGtagccaaaaatatttatgacCTCTTGCCCCGAAGACAAGAAGAGCTgg GAAGACATCCGTCAAGAAGTATTCGTATTTTCAGTACCGAGAGGCTCCTCTCCAGAAATTCTGACAGCCCTCCCTCTGAGCATGTG CCCTCCCAAGCACGTGAGGCCCTCCATGTGCACAGAGCCCATACTCATGCCATGGGGTATGCAGTGGGCATCTATGACAATACCGTGGGGCCCCAGATGTATGGAAACCTCACTCCCTCAGCGCACTATGTCAATGTCAGAGCTTCAAGAGATTGCCCAAGCACTTCTTCAGAGGATTCAAGAGATTATGTCAATATCCCCACAGCAAAGGAGATTGCTGAGACTTTAACTTCTAACAACAGCCCTCCTGGGAACCTCTTCATCCTCCCAAGTACCAAGGTGCTGGAGTTGACTGAAGAAATAGATGAGGGCTGTGGGAACGCCAGTGACTGCACCAGTTTGGGGTCTCCAGGAACTGAGAGCAGTTATCCACTCAACGATGGGGAAGGGTCTTCTCAGACCTCAGATGATTATGTCAACATGGCAGTGTTGGATCTCGAGACCATCCAAGGGAAGCAGCCCTGGGGAACTTTTCAGTGCTGCAGAGATTATGAAAATGTACCACCAGATCCCAGTGGAAACCAGCagcaggaggagaaggaagcGACATCCTCAAACACAGACCATGTAGAGGGCAGGACAGATGGTCCAGAGACCCACATCCAACCTGTCATGCAGTCAGGGAGTTTCCTGGCCTTAAAGGATTATGTGGCCTATCAGTCATCTGCACAGAGTGAGAACAGTCAGATGAAACATGGAGAAGAGATGTCAAATGAAGACTCTCATGACTACAAGAATGTGTGA